One Drechmeria coniospora strain ARSEF 6962 chromosome 01, whole genome shotgun sequence genomic region harbors:
- a CDS encoding Mediator of RNA polymerase II transcription subunit 31: MMAQPPPPPPQDTSAALSGPPPPAAGTDSDQEPMYGGYTRFELELEFVQSLANPYYLNHLASQKLLGQPAFVAYLDYLQYWTRPPYLKYLTYPGPTLRHLELLQQERFRQEVMSPDLVQRLVQEEMKASVQWHRDP, encoded by the exons atgatggcgcagccgccgccgccgccgccgcaggacACTTCCGCGGCGTTGAGTGGCCCCCCGCCGCCAGCAGCCGGCACCGACAGCGACCAGGAGCCCATGTACGGCGGCTACACTCGCTTCGAGTTGGAGCTCGAG TTTGTTCAATCCCTTGCCAACCCGTACTACCTCAACCATCTCGCGTCGCagaagctcctcggccaaCCCGCCTTCGTCGCCTATCTCGACTACCTGCAGTATTGGACGCGGCCGCCCTACCTGAAGTACCTGACGTACCCGGGACCTACGCTGCGCCATctcgagctgctgcagcaggAGCGCTTCCGGCAAGAGGTCATGAGTCCGGATCTTGTCCAGCGGCTGGTTCAGGAAGAGATGAAGGCGTCGGTGCAGTGGCATCGCGATCCATGA
- a CDS encoding thaumatin family protein, with product MCHFPAGRATTTSLTKHLFDPDLLANCKPYVSHESEARPLALDKTMFLSLWPRDQTPLLRCSVGRLLIAVVAFGSLTSNPAVDAVGDAADDAAVTRRWQANFVKHPRHPLPAKRGPPGDGESKVPLMVSNKCDTTIWPGVATQSGVGPGTGGFELAAGTNRTLWVSSDWQGRVWGRTNCTVNGNSCACKTGDCFSKLDCEFSGAPPATLAEFNLAGGVIGMQTFYDISLVDGYNIPMGINYIPSKNTSYIPPNLTNCACIATTGWLYPKALTGTFYTNSSFPVPLEPNETNKSVSSWCPWPNLAFPPTAPLDGVYPYPDDNVQRPAFAPCKSACAATNSDEDCCVGKYHDPKICKPSLYSKSVKSVCPDAYSFAFDDQKSTFIIPKGAGQGAAGDCQRREAVGAVDEAAAEYDLHGSQQRRGEKGGNARRRDGDAHDRHGHNLVATCTMRARQQEEK from the exons ATGTGCCATTTTCCTGCTGGCAGGGCCACCACGACATCCTTGACGAAGCATCTTTTTGATCCTGACCTGTTGGCCAACTGCAAACCATACGT GAGCCACGAAAGCGAAGCTCGTCCGCTGGCGCTGGACAAGACAATGTTCCTATCGCTCTGGCCTCGAGACCAGACGCCACTATTACGCTGTTCCGTCGGTCGActcctcatcgccgtcgtcgcattCGGATCGCTGACTTCCAACCCGGCTGTCGACGCTGTGGGCGACGCTGctgacgacgccgccgtcactCGCCGCTGGCAAGCCAATTTCGTCAAACATCCCAGACACCCCCTGCCGGCCAAACGTGGCCCGCCGGGGGACGGGGAGAGCAAGGTTCCGCTCATGGTATCAAACAAGTGCGATACCACCATCTGGCCTGGGGTGGCTACGCAGTCTGGCGTCGGCCCCGGCACCGGAGGCTTCGAACTTGCCGCCGGCACGAACAGAACCTTGTGGGTGAGCTCAGACTGGCAAGGTCGGGTATGGGGGAGGACGAATTGCACGGTCAACGGCAACTCTTGCGCCTGCAAAACGGGGGACTGTTTCTCCAAGCTGGACTGCGAGTTCAGC GGAGCACCACCGGCGACTCTGGCCGAGTTCAATCTTGCTGGTGGAGTGATCGGCATGCAAACCTTTTACGACATTTCGCTCGTTGACGGCTACAACATCCCGATGGGCATCAACTACATACCTTCGAAGAACACGTCGTACATTCCGCCCAACCTGACAAACTGCGCCTGCATCGCAACGACCGGGTGGCTGTACCCTAAAGCTCTCACGGGCACCTTTTACACCAATTCGTCGTTTCCAGTGCCCCTGGAACCGAATGAGACGAATAAGAGCGTCAGCAGCTGGTGCCCGTGGCCGAATCTTGCCTTTcccccgacggcgcccttGGACGGTGTATATCCGTATCCTGATGACAACGTTCAACGGCCGGCTTTTGCGCCCTGCAAGAGCGCTTGCGCGGCAACAAATTCGGACGAGGACTGCTGCGTGGGCAAGTACCACGATCCCAAAATTTGCAAGCCGTCGCTCTACAGCAAGTCGGTCAAGTCGGTGTGCCCCGACGCCTACAGCTTCGCGTTCGACGACCAGAAATCGACATTCATCATCCCCAAAGGAG CTGGGCAAGGAGCTGCTGGAGATTGCCAGCGGCGGGAGGCCGTCGGAGCTGTCGATGAAGCGGCTGCAGAATACGACCTACATGGAAGCCAGCAGCGGCGCGGCGAGAAGGGAGGAAACGCCAGACGCCGTGATGGCGATGCTCATGACCGCCACGGCCATAATCTCGTGGCTACTTGCACCATGAGGGCacggcagcaggaggagaaGTAG
- a CDS encoding Heat shock protein Hsp70, producing the protein MSSMNSRLKGFGFGKRKSAASIQTVDGVPSSSTPPPPGSAPQHQIPRPGASSSSTSLPMNHPNAGGNRPPSYSANYPPPLDRASPHQGVPNRTPPSQMAGGPPPINTSTPMGYPPSMAPMGQGPPQQMGGPPPQGAPPGFGGQAGYPSGGPPQGGPIAQQFQRNSVAAAEVEGASKSKAQLIVGIDFGTTFSGVAFAFATNNEAKEDIISEWPGAGSYTKQKIPTVLYYDQYQKVVGWGPDIADALAPTGYPKPGVQKVEWFKLQLMLSGNTYIDPINLPPLPPGKSEIDVAADYLFKLRQAMRSALQKTLGEVFNREERNIRYYLTVPAIWNDAGKAATRAAAIQAGFLRDENDNRLTLVSEPEAAALFCSKTGLLNLKVHDAVLIVDCGGGTVDLIAYEVEEENPFTVAECTAGSGDSCGSTALNRNFSNILRTKIRKMKLPDGSKTAGRVYAKCIMDFENRIKADFRNNGQKWAVDVGIEAEFPEAGIEEGYMTFTNEEILQCFEPVVNRILELVRNQIIAIQAQNRTLQNILVVGGFGASEYLFQQIKLHVPPQFQSKVVRPMDSVAAIVKGAVTAGITERIITHRVARRHYLMATLQPFKEGYHPEAYRVPSLDGKDRCKFTRQIFVQKGQKVKNGEPVKVSFFRQVAPGATLMYEDVLYACDDDVCPEYTKDPRIKEVVTLTSDLSRKNLEKDFERMDTPQGTFYRVYFDIYLTLDGSEFSAELVCQGEVMGRCRARFR; encoded by the exons ATGAGCTCTATGAACTCTCGCCTCAAAGGCTTCGGGTTCGGGAAACGCAAATCAGCCGCCAGCATTCAGACCGTCGACGGGGTACCCTCCTCCAGCACCCCTCCTCCGCCCGGCTCAGCACCGCAACACCAAATCCCCCGTCCCggcgcttcgtcgtcgtcaaccaGTCTCCCCATGAACCACCCCAACGCCGGCGGCAACCGCCCGCCCAGCTACTCGGCCAACTACCCGCCGCCTCTGGATCGCGCCAGCCCTCACCAAGGTGTCCCCAATCGCACTCCCCCGAGCCAGATGGCCGGAGGACCACCCCCGATCAACACGAGCACTCCCATGGGCTACCCACCCTCGATGGCTCCCATGGGCCAAGGACCGCCTCAGCAGATGGGCGGTCCTCCGCCCCAAGGCGCACCCCCGGGCTTCGGCGGACAGGCCGGATATCCCTCAGGCGGTCCGCCGCAGGGTGGCCCCATTGCCCAGCAGTTCCAGCGAAacagcgtcgccgccgccgaggtcgagggtgCTAGCAAGAGCAAGGCCCAGCTGATTGTCGGCATCGATTTT GGCACCACCTTTTCCGGAgtcgccttcgcctttgCGACCAAcaacgaggccaaggaagATATCATCTCCGAGTGGCCGGGTGCCGGTTCCTACACCAAGCAAAAG ATCCCCACCGTTCTCTACTACGATCAGTATCAAAAGGTGGTCGGTTGGGGACCcgacatcgccgacgccctggcGCCCACGGGCTACCCGAAGCCAGGCGTGCAAAAGGTGGAGTGGTTCAAGCTGCAGCTGATGCTCAGCGGCAACACCTACATCGACCCCATCAACCTGCCCCCGCTGCCCCCGGGCAAGTCCGAAATTGACGTCGCGGCCGACTACCTCTTCAAGCTCCGCCAGGCCATGCGATCGGCGCTGCAGAAGACGCTGGGCGAGGTCTTTAACCGAGAGGAGCGCAACATCCGGTATTACTTGACGGTGCCCGCCATCTGGAACGACGCCGGCAAGGCCGCCACCCGAGCCGCGGCCATCCAGGCTGGCTTCCTCCGCGACGAAAACGACAACCGGCTCACCCTCGTCTCCGAacccgaagccgccgccctgTTCTGCTCCAAGACGGGCCTGCTCAACCTCAAGGTGCACGACGCTGTGCTGATTGTcgactgcggcggcggtaccGTGGACTTGATCGCGTACGAagtcgaggaggagaaccCGTTCACCGTGGCCGAGTGCACGGCAGGGTCCGGAGACTCCTGCGGCTCCACGGCGCTGAACCGAAACTTTAGCAACATCCTGCGGACCAAAATCCGCAAGATGAAGCTGCCCGACGGCTCCAAGACGGCCGGACGTGTCTACGCAAAGTGCATCATGGACTTTGAGAACAGGATCAAGGCCGACTTCCGCAACAACGGACAGAAgtgggccgtcgacgtcggcatcgaggccgagttccccgaggccggcatcgaggagGGCTACATGACCTTTACGAACGAGGAGATCCTGCAGTGTTTCGAGCCCGTCGTGAACCGAatcctcgagctcgtgcgTAATCAGATCATCGCCATCCAGGCGCAGAACAGGACGCTGCAgaacatcctcgtcgtcggcggcttcggtGCGTCCGAGTACCTGTTCCAGCAGATCAAGCTCCACGTCCCCCCCCAGTTTCAGTCCAAGGTTGTCCGGCCCATGGACTcggtcgccgccatcgtcaaggGTGCCGTCACGGCCGGCATCACGGAGAGGATCATCACCCACCGCGTCGCCCGTCGACACTACCTCATGGCTACGCTGCAGCCGTTCAAGGAGGGATACCATCCGGAGGCGTACCGTGTGCCttccctcgacggcaaggaccgATGCAAGTTTACGCGACAAATTTTCGTGCAAAAGGGCCAGAAGGTCAAGAATGGCGAGCCCGTCAAGGTCTCCTTCTTCCGACAGGTGGCCCCTGGTGCGACGCTCATGTACGAGGACGTCCTGTATGCGTGCGACGACGATGTGTGCCCCGAGTACACCAAAGATCCTC GAATCAAGGAGGTCGTCACCCTCACATCCGACTTGTCTCGCAAGAACCTCGAAAAGGACTTTGAACGGATGGACACGCCACAGGGCACCTTCTACCGCGTGTACTTTGACATCTACCTGACGCTCGACGGCTCCGAGTTCAGCGCCGAGCTGGTCTGTCAAGGCGAGGTCATGGGTCGCTGCCGCGCGCGCTTCAGGTGA
- a CDS encoding Hexokinase — protein sequence MAKAKARCRTRWPLRRPRILPFAVVAAAATVLALALFVLQLPLPAPVDFFSHSFSHDRSRSRSHHPYFSRPPYVPAARLEPASDICLKPTPFPFPISNIPLAASHPLTMALAAETTRVVSLFDFSDADVNAHVQEFLRQMSEGLKRDGTSISQIPTYVTGVPDGTEKGLYLAVDLGGTNFRVCSVMLNGDTTFNLTYNKVAIPKDLMVAKTSRELFAFLAKQIELFLREHHADHFESSTRRRHTASTPQGYRDEHIFRLGFTFSFPVKQLGINKGKLIRWTKGFDIPDAIGKDVCALLQAEIDRLRLPVKVAALVNDTVGTLMARSYTSTGKHRSILGGIFGTGTNGAYIEKTKNITKPIEGQYDTTTGEMVVNTEWGSFDNQLNVLPSTPWDRALDGSSVNPGIQMFEKRVSGMFLGEIVRLAVLDMMKNDEVSLFKDIDSSFNDWRTTTNISSESGVLRAWGLDSAILSVAASDNSPELSTLRQELENNLHVYNPSLEDAQSFKAVANAVVRRAARLSAVAIGAVALQSGKLDDPEEEVLDIGVDGSLVEHYPFFRDMIYEALVAVDGIGPEGAKKIRIGIAKDGSGVGAALIALVAQRMEKPGDFLADLRGDIKRSLDAMQANNAIDEPSMSTTALVVGGLIGVAAIAAIWYNRQR from the exons ATGGCCAAAGCCAAAGCCAGATGCCGCACGAGGTGGCCACTCCGTCGACCTCGCATCCTGCCgttcgccgtcgtggccgctgCAGCAACggtcctcgctctcgctctc TTTGTGCTGCAGCTCCCGCTCCCGGCGCCCGTCGACTTCTTCTCCCACTCGTTCTCTCACGACCGTTCCCGTTCCCGTTCCCATCATCCTTACTTCTCCAGGCCACCGTATGTCCCGGCTGCGCGCCTCGAGCCTGCATCTGATATTTGCTTGAAGCCAACTCCCTTTCCGTTTCCCATCTCGAACAttccgctcgccgcctcccaccCCCTCACCATGGCtctcgcggccgagacgaccCGCGTGGTCTCGCTCTTCGACTTTTCCGACGCTGACGTCAACGCTCACGTCCAAGAATTTTTGCGCCAGATGA GCGAAGGGCTGAAGAGGGACGGCACGAGCATCAGCCAGATCCCGACCTACGTCACCGGCGTCCCCGATGGCACCGAAAAG GGCCTCTACCTGGCCGTCGATCTCGGCGGAACCAACTTTCGCGTCTGTTCCGTCATGCTCAACGGAGACACGACCTTCAACCTCACCTACAACAAAGTCGCCATCCCCAAGGATCTCATGGTCGCCAAGACGTCCCGGGAGCTGttcgccttcctcgccaagCAGATCGAGCTCTTCCTGCGGGAGCACCACGCCGACCACTTCGAGAGCagcacccgccgccggcacacGGCCAGCACCCCGCAGGGCTACCGGGATGAGCACATCTTCCGCCTCGGCTTCACCTTCAGCTTCCCCGTCAAgcagctcggcatcaacaAGGGCAAGCTCATCCGGTGGACAAAGGGCTTCGACATCCccgacgccatcggcaaGGACGTCTGCGCCCTGCTCCAGGCCGAGATCGACAGGCTGCGCCTGCCCGTCAAGGTCGCCGCTCTCGTCAACGACACGGTCGGAACGCTCATGGCGCGCTCCTACACGTCGACGGGAAAGCACCgctccatcctcggcggcatcttcggcaccggcaccaaCGGAGCCTACATCGAGAAGACGAAAAACATCACGAAGCCGATCGAGGGCCAGTACGACACCACGACGGGCGAGATGGTCGTCAACACGGAGTGGGGCTCCTTCGACAACCAGCTCAACGTCCTTCCCTCGACCCCCTGGGACCGCGCGCTTGACGGCTCGAGCGTCAACCCGGGCATCCAGATGTTCGAGAAGCGCGTGTCGGGCATGTTCCTCGGCGAGATTGTCCGCCTGGCCGTCCTGGACATGATGAAGAACGACGAGGTGTCCCTCTTCAAGGACATCGACTCGAGCTTCAACGActggaggacgacgaccaaCATCAGCTCCGAGTCGGGCGTCCTCCGGGCCTGGGGCCTCGACAGCGCCATCCTGTCGGTGGCCGCCTCCGACAACAGCCCCGAGCTGTCGACGCTGCGTCAGGAGCTGGAGAACAACCTTCACGTGTACAACCCGTCCTTGGAGGATGCGCAGTCCTTCAAGGCCGTGGCCAACGCCGTCGTGCGACGTGCCGCGAGGctgtcggccgtggccatcggcgccgtcgccctgcaATCCGGCAAGCTTGACGACCCGGAGGAAGAGGTCCTGGacatcggcgtcgacggcagcctcgtcgagcactACCCCTTCTTCCGCGACATGATCTACGAGGCGctggtcgccgtcgacggcatcggcccCGAAGGCGCCAAGAAGATtcgcatcggcatcgccaaggacggcagcggcgtcggcgccgccctcatcgccctcgtcgcgcaACGCATGGAGAAGCCCGGCGATTTCCTGGCCGATCTGCGCGGCGACATCAAGCGCAGCCTGGACGCGATGCAAGCCAACAACGCCA TTGACGAACcatccatgtcgacgactgcgctcgtcgtcggcggcctcatCGGTgttgccgccatcgccgccatctggTACAACAGGCAACGGTGA
- a CDS encoding Pre-mRNA-splicing factor cwc24, with the protein MSLPTTKAPPPAAQSSIRSFFQTQGPKYVSPPSTLPRPQEQEKDATSSKDASSSNSPARTPLPSVDEPIPPPPENMPREASIRTMTSADVNALRRINALLLPIAYPDSFYLRAVNPAESGRFSRVITWAHDGEEPKVVGGVVCRVEPALLNRQRPGPVGDSQQVPHNLYIQSLCLLSPFRKMGLINAALENVVATAVTDPKLNVRTVTAHVWTENEEALLWYEGRGFRRQEPPVQAYYPKLRPSTAWLVHRDAGASVLSSLPQPSPPLSARSVMPSTTVDVVNLPSPPASAPPLQSNFLAPAPPRGPTRGKSYQNQRAATEWNDLPSDMTPRSRSLVRKMGSEPLLDVTSKVSAAPRKKRDRSYPAAAFHT; encoded by the coding sequence ATGTCTCTACCCACCACCAAGGCGCCACCGCCAGCGGCCCAATCATCGATCCGGTCCTTCTTCCAGACCCAAGGGCCAAAGTACGTttctccgccgtcgaccttgccgcGACCAcaggagcaggagaaggACGCAACGTCATCCAAGGACGCGTCTTCGTCGAATTCCCCGGCCCGGACGCCGCTTCCCTCAGTCGACGAAccgatcccgccgccgcccgaaaACATGCCTCGCGAAGCTTCGATCCGCACCATGACGAGCGCAGACGTCAACGCCCTGCGCCGCATCAACGCCCTTCTCCTGCCCATCGCCTACCCCGACTCCTTCTATCTCCGAGCCGTCAACCCCGCCGAGTCCGGCCGGTTCTCCCGCGTCATCACCTGGGCGCACGATGGCGAGGAGCCCAAggttgtcggcggcgtcgtttGCCGCGTCGAGCCCGCCCTGCTGAACCGGCAACGCCCAGGCCCTGTCGGCGACTCTCAGCAGGTCCCTCACAACCTGTACATCCAGTCGCTGTGTCTCCTCTCCCCCTTCCGGAAGATGGGCCTCATCAACGCGGCACTCGAAAACGTCgtggcgacggccgtgacGGACCCGAAGCTCAACGTCCGCACCGTCACGGCCCACGTCTGGACCGAGAACGAAGAGGCCCTTCTCTGGTACGAAGGCCGAGGATTTCGCCGTCAGGAGCCGCCGGTGCAGGCGTACTATCCCAAGCTGCGGCCAAGCACCGCCTGGCTCGTCCaccgcgacgccggcgcctcggTTCTGAGCTCACTTCCTCAGCCATCTCCGCCGCTCTCGGCGCGGTCGGTGATGCCGAGCACGACGGTGGATGTCGTAAACCTTCCGTCACCGCCGGCCAGCGCCCCCCCTTTGCAAAGCAACTTTCtcgcgcccgcgccgcccCGGGGCCCGACCCGCGGCAAGTCGTACCAGAATCAgcgagcggcgacggagTGGAACGATCTCCCGTCCGACATGACGCCGAGATCGCGTTCCCTAGTCCGGAAGATGGGCAGCGAGCCGTTGTTGGACGTCACATCCAAAGTGAGCGCGGCGCCAAGGAAAAAGAGAGACCGGTCCTACCCTGCAGCAGCGTTCCACACCTAA